In the Geovibrio ferrireducens genome, one interval contains:
- the nifJ gene encoding pyruvate:ferredoxin (flavodoxin) oxidoreductase → MATRRKVNIDGNTAAAHVAHATNEVIAIYPITPSSVMGEIADEKSAVGEVNIWGTVPRVVELQSEGGASGTVHGALSTGALTTTFTASQGLLLMIPNMLKIAGELTPTVFHVSARAIASHALSIFGDHSDVMSCRQTGWAMLCSNNPQEVMDFALISQAATLEGRIPVLHYFDGFRTSHEIRTTEELTLEDMRSMISDELVRNHRARALTPDCPTIKGTAQNPDVFFQSRETANRFYTDFPAIMQNQMNKFADLTGRQYKLIDYFGAPDAEKVIIIMGSGADVAEETVEYMTSLGEKVGIVKIRLYRPFPLADFISSLPKTVKKIAVLDRTKEPGSIGEPMYLDVRTAIGEAMQKKMFKFDGYPVIVGGRYGLGSKEFTPSMVKAVFDNLDKDEPMNGFSVGIEDDLNKTSLAYDPNWLTPRDGVYNAMFFGLGSDGTVGANKNSAKIIGEYTDNNVQAYFVYDSKKAGSMTTSHLRFGKKDIKSSYLVQEADFVACHNFSFLDKYEMLKYLRPGGTFLLNSQFDKDTVWSHLPEVVKKQIIAKKAKFFVINAVDAAERIGLGSRYNVILQTAFFKESGILPFDKAVEAISDAIKKSYGRYGEKVVNMNLKSVEAGSTELFEVDYSKEDKLGVKENEVIPFPIVNNCVTDKDATPFVKEVTSVLVANRGDEVPVSKLPIDGTFPTGTAKFEKRNIAINAPVWEEELCIQCAICSFVCPHAAIRTMVYEPAILDKAPKTFKSGDARGKEFAGMKFTVQLAPEDCTGCGACVHNCPAKSKTDPSIKAINMKPQHEIREQEAENFAFFLTIPELPVDKYNKNSLKGSQLSPHMFEFSGACAGCGETPYVKLLAQLFGDRAIIANATGCSSIYGGNLPTTPYTVRCDGRGPAWSNSLFEDNAEFGYGMRLTVDQFELQAKELMEKLSGKLDKALIAEILNAEQKDQLQIEQQRERVAKLKAQAEKIGTEESKNLISLADYLVKKSVWILGGDGWAYDIGYGGLDHVLAATENINVLVLDTEVYSNTGGQASKSTPIGAAAKFAFSGKVPEKKDLGMIAMTYGHIYVAKVSLANPAQCIKAFVEAEQYNGPSIIIAYSHCIAHGIDMTSGVDAQKRAVNSGYWPLFRFHPDKFAAGENPLTFDSKDPSMSLKEFMATENRFKVVQKMFPEKAKELAEIADEKVKRRFSIYKQLADKMDCSK, encoded by the coding sequence ATGGCTACCAGAAGAAAAGTCAACATCGACGGTAATACCGCTGCCGCCCATGTTGCCCATGCAACCAATGAAGTCATAGCGATTTACCCCATAACTCCGTCTTCCGTAATGGGCGAAATTGCAGACGAGAAAAGCGCCGTAGGCGAAGTTAACATATGGGGCACTGTTCCCAGAGTTGTTGAGCTTCAATCCGAAGGCGGAGCCTCAGGCACTGTTCACGGAGCACTTTCGACCGGAGCACTCACTACAACCTTCACTGCTTCGCAGGGCCTTCTTCTTATGATTCCCAACATGCTGAAAATAGCCGGTGAGCTTACTCCCACTGTTTTCCATGTAAGCGCCAGAGCCATAGCTTCACACGCTCTTTCCATCTTCGGCGATCACTCTGACGTTATGAGCTGCCGCCAGACTGGCTGGGCAATGCTCTGTTCCAATAACCCTCAGGAGGTTATGGACTTCGCTCTCATATCTCAGGCTGCCACACTTGAGGGCAGAATTCCTGTTCTCCATTACTTCGACGGTTTCAGGACTTCACACGAAATCCGCACAACCGAAGAGCTTACTCTCGAAGATATGAGATCAATGATCAGTGATGAGCTTGTGCGCAACCACAGAGCCAGAGCTCTTACCCCTGACTGTCCCACTATTAAAGGCACTGCGCAGAACCCTGACGTATTCTTCCAGAGCCGCGAAACTGCAAACAGATTCTACACCGACTTCCCCGCCATTATGCAGAATCAGATGAACAAATTTGCCGACCTTACGGGCAGACAATATAAACTCATTGACTATTTCGGCGCTCCTGATGCTGAGAAAGTAATCATCATCATGGGTTCCGGTGCTGATGTCGCTGAGGAAACAGTTGAGTACATGACATCACTCGGCGAGAAAGTAGGTATAGTAAAAATCAGACTGTACAGGCCTTTCCCCCTTGCTGATTTCATCAGCTCACTTCCCAAAACAGTGAAAAAGATAGCAGTTCTTGACAGAACGAAGGAACCCGGTTCAATAGGCGAGCCTATGTACCTTGATGTCCGCACTGCTATCGGCGAAGCTATGCAGAAGAAAATGTTCAAGTTCGACGGCTACCCCGTGATAGTCGGCGGAAGATACGGCCTCGGTTCAAAAGAGTTTACGCCTTCCATGGTTAAAGCTGTTTTTGACAACCTCGATAAAGACGAGCCTATGAACGGCTTCTCCGTAGGTATAGAGGACGACCTCAACAAAACAAGCCTTGCTTACGATCCTAACTGGCTTACTCCCAGAGACGGCGTTTACAACGCTATGTTCTTCGGTCTCGGCTCAGACGGTACTGTGGGCGCTAACAAAAACTCAGCCAAAATCATCGGCGAATACACTGACAACAATGTTCAGGCGTATTTCGTTTATGACTCAAAGAAAGCAGGCTCAATGACCACATCACACCTGCGTTTCGGCAAAAAGGATATAAAAAGCTCATATCTTGTTCAGGAAGCTGATTTCGTGGCATGCCACAACTTCTCATTCCTCGATAAATATGAGATGCTTAAATACCTCAGACCCGGCGGAACATTCCTTCTCAACAGCCAGTTTGACAAGGACACTGTATGGAGCCATCTGCCTGAGGTAGTCAAAAAGCAGATAATCGCTAAAAAGGCTAAGTTCTTTGTAATCAACGCTGTTGATGCTGCTGAGAGAATAGGTCTGGGCTCAAGATACAATGTTATCCTCCAGACTGCATTCTTCAAGGAATCAGGCATTCTTCCCTTTGATAAGGCAGTGGAAGCGATCAGCGATGCAATTAAAAAATCATACGGCAGATACGGCGAGAAAGTCGTCAACATGAACCTTAAGTCTGTTGAAGCCGGTTCCACGGAGCTTTTCGAAGTTGATTACTCAAAAGAGGACAAACTCGGCGTTAAAGAAAACGAAGTTATCCCTTTCCCCATCGTCAACAACTGTGTGACAGATAAAGACGCGACTCCTTTTGTTAAAGAGGTTACAAGCGTGCTTGTCGCCAACAGAGGGGACGAGGTTCCTGTTTCCAAGCTTCCTATTGACGGAACTTTCCCCACAGGAACAGCTAAGTTTGAAAAACGCAACATCGCAATCAACGCTCCCGTGTGGGAAGAAGAGCTCTGCATCCAGTGTGCTATCTGCTCATTCGTATGCCCCCACGCTGCGATCAGGACAATGGTTTACGAGCCTGCCATACTTGACAAAGCTCCCAAAACTTTTAAATCCGGCGATGCAAGAGGAAAAGAGTTCGCAGGAATGAAGTTCACTGTACAGCTTGCTCCTGAGGACTGCACAGGCTGCGGCGCTTGCGTACACAACTGCCCTGCGAAAAGCAAAACCGATCCTTCAATAAAAGCTATCAACATGAAACCTCAGCACGAAATCAGAGAGCAGGAAGCGGAAAATTTCGCATTCTTCCTCACTATTCCTGAGCTTCCTGTTGATAAATATAACAAAAACTCACTCAAAGGCAGCCAGCTTTCTCCCCATATGTTTGAGTTCTCCGGCGCATGCGCAGGCTGCGGCGAAACTCCTTATGTAAAACTGCTTGCACAGCTTTTCGGTGACAGAGCTATCATAGCCAACGCCACAGGCTGCTCATCCATTTACGGAGGCAACCTGCCCACCACACCCTACACTGTCAGGTGCGACGGCAGAGGACCCGCATGGTCAAACTCCCTGTTCGAGGACAACGCTGAGTTCGGTTACGGCATGAGACTTACTGTTGATCAGTTTGAGCTTCAGGCGAAAGAGCTTATGGAAAAACTCAGCGGTAAGCTGGACAAGGCTCTTATTGCTGAAATCCTGAACGCAGAGCAGAAAGACCAGCTCCAGATCGAACAGCAGAGAGAAAGGGTTGCAAAACTTAAAGCTCAGGCTGAGAAGATTGGTACGGAAGAATCCAAAAACCTTATATCCCTTGCTGATTACCTCGTTAAGAAATCCGTATGGATTCTCGGCGGTGACGGATGGGCATATGACATAGGTTACGGCGGTCTTGACCATGTTCTTGCGGCAACAGAGAACATCAACGTTCTGGTTCTTGATACTGAGGTTTACTCAAACACAGGCGGTCAGGCTTCAAAATCAACGCCTATCGGCGCTGCCGCGAAGTTCGCCTTCTCCGGTAAAGTGCCTGAGAAAAAAGACCTCGGCATGATAGCCATGACATACGGCCACATATACGTAGCGAAAGTTTCTCTCGCTAACCCTGCACAGTGTATCAAAGCATTTGTTGAGGCCGAGCAGTATAACGGTCCCTCTATCATCATTGCTTACTCACACTGCATTGCGCACGGCATAGATATGACCAGCGGCGTTGACGCTCAGAAAAGGGCTGTAAACTCCGGCTACTGGCCTCTGTTCCGCTTCCACCCCGACAAGTTCGCGGCGGGAGAAAACCCCCTTACTTTCGACAGCAAAGATCCTTCAATGAGCCTGAAAGAATTCATGGCTACAGAGAACAGGTTCAAAGTTGTTCAGAAAATGTTCCCCGAAAAAGCGAAAGAACTCGCAGAAATCGCGGACGAGAAAGTAAAACGCAGATTCTCCATCTACAAACAGCTTGCTGATAAGATGGACTGCAGCAAATAA
- a CDS encoding MlaE family ABC transporter permease codes for MESFIRKLGRNFIDLAVFFHGFTIFSNKVIKTFFKLKLFNPAVALVFVRQIYFTGVQILPVYIVLSLIIGVAMVGSLMQAADLVGGIDQLGRIMVVISFNQIAPLVTSILLALRSATAVTAEISLMKMNREIDTLKSLSIDPFEYLYLPRIAAGVICMMALSTIFVCVSLLGGYFILSFLQDMSLDYMLTTIFDNLELFDIIAFLIKVFFLGFALMSIPIYTALETKEAVTEIPIALLRGMMRLFYAFIIIQIFTVMLGMYI; via the coding sequence ATGGAAAGTTTTATAAGAAAATTAGGCCGTAATTTTATTGATCTTGCCGTTTTTTTTCACGGTTTCACAATCTTCTCAAACAAGGTTATAAAAACCTTTTTTAAGCTTAAGTTATTTAATCCTGCTGTAGCTTTGGTCTTTGTCAGGCAGATATATTTTACGGGCGTTCAAATCCTTCCTGTTTATATTGTATTATCGCTCATAATCGGCGTTGCCATGGTGGGTTCGCTGATGCAGGCTGCGGATCTTGTCGGCGGTATAGACCAACTAGGAAGAATAATGGTGGTAATATCCTTCAATCAGATAGCCCCTCTTGTTACATCAATACTACTTGCCCTCAGGTCGGCTACTGCTGTCACTGCGGAAATATCATTAATGAAGATGAACAGAGAGATAGACACCCTAAAGTCGCTCTCGATAGATCCTTTTGAATATCTCTACCTGCCCCGCATAGCCGCTGGAGTTATATGTATGATGGCGCTCTCCACTATATTTGTATGTGTGTCTCTGCTCGGCGGTTACTTCATTCTCAGCTTCCTCCAGGACATGTCGCTGGACTACATGCTTACCACTATATTTGATAATCTGGAACTTTTTGATATTATCGCCTTTCTTATAAAGGTATTCTTCCTCGGCTTCGCCCTGATGAGTATACCTATATACACCGCACTTGAAACCAAAGAGGCCGTCACGGAAATACCCATCGCCCTCCTCAGAGGAATGATGAGGCTGTTTTACGCCTTCATAATCATACAGATATTCACCGTTATGCTGGGGATGTACATATGA
- a CDS encoding P-loop NTPase family protein: protein MTSTFIYYTSEQQKEQWLAKILEFTEHERIGIVTGRLPVIGNLSVFENIMLPASYHFNLSLREGRKMIENDLKRLGISHVIDTRPDFLTDYERLLVKYLQVTYLQPKWIIIVSPRRMYAAEYEEKFKDFLRCETRDNSVIIDHINHRYLFQDLENYTELDFELWLEINLRTSNSK, encoded by the coding sequence ATGACAAGCACATTTATATATTACACCAGCGAACAGCAGAAGGAACAATGGCTGGCGAAAATCCTTGAGTTCACCGAACACGAACGGATAGGCATAGTCACAGGCAGGCTCCCCGTAATAGGAAACCTTTCCGTTTTCGAAAACATCATGCTTCCTGCCAGCTACCACTTCAACCTCAGCCTCAGGGAAGGCAGAAAGATGATCGAAAACGACCTCAAGCGTCTGGGCATTTCCCATGTGATAGACACAAGGCCTGACTTTCTCACTGATTATGAAAGGCTTCTGGTAAAATATCTGCAAGTTACATACCTGCAGCCTAAGTGGATAATCATAGTCAGCCCTAGAAGAATGTACGCCGCAGAATACGAAGAGAAGTTCAAAGATTTTTTGCGTTGTGAAACAAGGGATAATTCGGTTATTATCGATCATATAAACCACAGATATCTGTTTCAGGATCTCGAAAACTACACGGAGCTGGATTTTGAATTATGGCTGGAAATAAATTTGCGAACCTCGAACTCAAAGTAG
- a CDS encoding MlaD family protein: MAGNKFANLELKVGLFVIISIALMAAIILTFAIKKKLFMPKINVSILTDSGDGITKSMPVKYAGFTISRVYEVELMDDGNVVLHTRIPKQYTKWIRQDSVAKLTSQNIIGSSFIVFSGGSANSLEITDGTSFNLTREGGLAALMEQAQPVIEDIKEIVNNVANITQTIEDQSENINRFFGGLGDVGDDLHNKTGSVGYLVRSDYIKDEVKNIVGRIEVLQMQLNEIADNVNLKVERTDESIDKLNSALQAFKEGVQSIEKAVESAQPTIDNANKISGDVAEATDNITEIKNQADSILKTSDRILYNLEQRWPFNDGSVITGEKVKLP; this comes from the coding sequence ATGGCTGGAAATAAATTTGCGAACCTCGAACTCAAAGTAGGGCTTTTTGTTATTATATCAATCGCCCTTATGGCAGCGATAATTTTAACCTTTGCCATAAAGAAAAAACTGTTCATGCCAAAGATAAATGTCTCCATCCTTACGGATTCGGGTGACGGAATAACCAAAAGCATGCCTGTTAAATACGCCGGGTTCACTATTTCAAGGGTATACGAGGTGGAGCTTATGGATGACGGCAACGTTGTGCTCCACACCAGAATCCCCAAGCAGTACACCAAATGGATCAGGCAGGACTCCGTTGCCAAGCTTACATCCCAGAACATCATCGGTTCCAGCTTCATAGTTTTCAGCGGCGGTTCCGCGAACTCACTGGAAATAACCGACGGAACATCCTTCAACCTCACCCGTGAAGGCGGGCTGGCCGCACTGATGGAACAGGCTCAGCCTGTTATTGAGGATATTAAAGAGATCGTGAACAATGTTGCGAACATTACGCAGACAATTGAGGATCAAAGCGAAAATATAAACAGATTTTTCGGCGGTCTGGGTGATGTCGGGGACGATCTGCATAATAAAACGGGCTCTGTAGGCTACCTCGTCCGCAGCGACTATATAAAGGATGAGGTTAAAAATATTGTCGGGCGCATAGAAGTTCTCCAGATGCAGCTGAACGAAATAGCGGACAATGTGAATCTAAAAGTTGAACGCACGGATGAATCCATAGACAAGCTCAACAGCGCCCTCCAAGCCTTTAAGGAAGGGGTGCAGTCGATTGAGAAAGCTGTGGAAAGCGCTCAGCCAACCATAGACAATGCCAATAAAATATCGGGCGATGTTGCGGAGGCGACAGACAACATAACCGAGATTAAAAATCAGGCGGATTCCATACTCAAAACCTCAGACAGAATCCTCTACAACCTTGAGCAGAGGTGGCCTTTTAATGACGGTTCAGTGATTACCGGGGAAAAGGTGAAACTGCCATGA